A window of the Gossypium hirsutum isolate 1008001.06 chromosome A03, Gossypium_hirsutum_v2.1, whole genome shotgun sequence genome harbors these coding sequences:
- the LOC107886929 gene encoding uncharacterized protein isoform X1, with translation MSVAVKGFFCNPNASKFETHHHLLRQVLARQSFPISSFPSYPILNNDDDKNKTPILRTRAAAEAEDSNSTVSVSSTSDVKGSGTTARGRRLLKIREEKRKREFDRLHNYPSWAKVLENACKDDEELRAVLGDSIGDPEQMRKRIEERVRKKGRDFNKKKTGSLLAFKVTFRDFNPLDSYIWFELYGSPSDREVNLIGSVIQSWYVMGRLGAFNSSNLQVGNASMEYDPLYDADKGFNVMPSSFHDISDVEFQDNWGRVWVDLGTSDFLSIDVLLNCMTVISADYLGIQQIVFGGRQMGDWEEGMTNPDYGYKYFKI, from the exons ATGAGCGTGGCAGTGAAAGGGTTTTTTTGCAATCCAAATGCAAGTAAATTTGAAACccatcatcatcttcttcgtcAAGTTTTAGCCAGGCAGTCAtttcctatttcttcttttccttcATATCCGATTCTAAACAACGACGACGACAAAAACAAAACACCCATTCTTCGAACCCGAGCTGCTGCAGAAGCTGAGGATAGCAATTCGACTGTTAGCGTTTCAAGCACAAGCGACGTTAAAGGGTCGGGAACGACAGCGAGAGGGAGGAGACTTCTCAAGATACGTGAAGAGAAGAGGAAACGAGAGTTCGACAGGCTTCACAATTATCCATCATGGGCCAA GGTACTCGAAAACGCTTGCAAAGACGATGAGGAACTACGAGCGGTTCTTGGTGATAGCATTGGTGACCCTGAGCAAATGAGGAAACGA ATTGAAGAGCGTGTTAGGAAAAAGGGTAGAGATTTTAACAAGAAAAAGACGGGCTCTTTGCTTGCTTTTAAAGTCACCTTCCGAGA TTTTAATCCACTTGATTCCTATATATGGTTCGAGTTATATGGATCACCTTCCGACCGAGAAGTCAATCTCATTGGCAGT GTTATTCAGTCATGGTATGTCATGGGACGCTTGGGTGCCTTTAATTCCTCTAATTTGCAG GTGGGAAATGCTTCAATGGAGTATGATCCCCTCTATGATGCAGATAAGGGTTTTAATGTGATGCCATCATCGTTCCATGATATCAGTGACGTGGAGTTTCAAGACAACTGGGGCCGTGTTTG GGTAGACCTTGGTACCTCGGATTTCTTATCCATTGATGTTCTCCTCAACTGCATGACAGTGATAAGTGCAGA TTATTTAGGCATTCAACAGATAGTTTTCGGTGGTCGCCAGATGGGTGATTGGGAAGAGGGTATGACAAACCCTGACTATGGCTACAAGTACTTCAAAATCTGA
- the LOC107886929 gene encoding uncharacterized protein isoform X2 codes for MSVAVKGFFCNPNASKFETHHHLLRQVLARQSFPISSFPSYPILNNDDDKNKTPILRTRAAAEAEDSNSTVSVSSTSDVKGSGTTARGRRLLKIREEKRKREFDRLHNYPSWAKVLENACKDDEELRAVLGDSIGDPEQMRKRIEERVRKKGRDFNKKKTGSLLAFKVTFRDFNPLDSYIWFELYGSPSDREVNLIGSVIQSWYVMGRLGAFNSSNLQVGNASMEYDPLYDADKGFNVMPSSFHDISDVEFQDNWGRVWVDLGTSDFLSIDVLLNCMTVISAE; via the exons ATGAGCGTGGCAGTGAAAGGGTTTTTTTGCAATCCAAATGCAAGTAAATTTGAAACccatcatcatcttcttcgtcAAGTTTTAGCCAGGCAGTCAtttcctatttcttcttttccttcATATCCGATTCTAAACAACGACGACGACAAAAACAAAACACCCATTCTTCGAACCCGAGCTGCTGCAGAAGCTGAGGATAGCAATTCGACTGTTAGCGTTTCAAGCACAAGCGACGTTAAAGGGTCGGGAACGACAGCGAGAGGGAGGAGACTTCTCAAGATACGTGAAGAGAAGAGGAAACGAGAGTTCGACAGGCTTCACAATTATCCATCATGGGCCAA GGTACTCGAAAACGCTTGCAAAGACGATGAGGAACTACGAGCGGTTCTTGGTGATAGCATTGGTGACCCTGAGCAAATGAGGAAACGA ATTGAAGAGCGTGTTAGGAAAAAGGGTAGAGATTTTAACAAGAAAAAGACGGGCTCTTTGCTTGCTTTTAAAGTCACCTTCCGAGA TTTTAATCCACTTGATTCCTATATATGGTTCGAGTTATATGGATCACCTTCCGACCGAGAAGTCAATCTCATTGGCAGT GTTATTCAGTCATGGTATGTCATGGGACGCTTGGGTGCCTTTAATTCCTCTAATTTGCAG GTGGGAAATGCTTCAATGGAGTATGATCCCCTCTATGATGCAGATAAGGGTTTTAATGTGATGCCATCATCGTTCCATGATATCAGTGACGTGGAGTTTCAAGACAACTGGGGCCGTGTTTG GGTAGACCTTGGTACCTCGGATTTCTTATCCATTGATGTTCTCCTCAACTGCATGACAGTGATAAGTGCAGA ATAG
- the LOC121221079 gene encoding ankyrin repeat domain-containing protein 2A: MASNLQKESTSSDEKSTLTTESKSSNPETSTAENKTSSTGASQPAQAGASPTTMPGFVPPNPFDFSAMSGLLNDPSIKELAEQIAKDPSFTQMAEQLTKTFQGAATEDSMPQFDPQQYYSTMQQVMQNPQFMTMAERLGNALMQDPAMSSMLDSFTNPQDKDQIEQRMALIKEDPSLKHILDEIETGGPAAMMKYWNDKDVLKKLGEAMGLAVSGDAATSADNSAADEGDEVGNEDESIVHNCASVGDVEGLKAALASDADKDEEDSEGRTALHFACGYGEVKCAQVLIEAGAKVDALDKNKNTALHYAAGYGRKDCVALLLENGAAVTLQNMDGKTAIDVAKLNNQHEVLKLLEKDAFL, from the exons ATGGCTTCCAATTTGCAGAAGGAATCCACTTCTTCCG ACGAGAAATCGACTTTGACAACGGAGAGCAAAAGTTCTAACCCAGAAACATCCACCGCCGAGAACAAAACTTCTTCCACTGGGGCGTCCCAACCAGCACAGGCTGGAGCTTCCCCTACCACTATGCCTGGGTTTGTGCCACCCAATCCTTTTGATTTCTCAGCCATGAGTGGCCTTCTTAAT GATCCAAGCATCAAGGAACTAGCTGAGCAGATAGCTAAAGATCCTTCATTCACCCAAATGGCAGAACAGCTCACTAAGACATTTCAAGGGGCAGCAACTGAAGATAGTATGCCGCAGTTTGATCCACAGCAGTACTATTCAACTATGCAACAGGTTATGCAGAACCCCCAGTTTATGACCATGGCTGAGCGCCTTGGTAATGCACTAATGCAG GATCCAGCTATGTCTAGCATGCTTGACAGTTTCACTAATCCTCAAGACAAAGACCAGATTGAGCAAAGGATGGCACTTATCAAAGAAGATCCATCACTGAAGCATATTCTAGATGAAATAGAGACTGGTGGTCCTGCAGCAATGATGAA GTACTGGAATGATAAAGATGTTCTGAAGAAGTTGGGTGAAGCAATGGGTCTTGCAGTTTCAGGGGATGCAGCCACTTCTGCCGACAACTCTGCAGCAGATGAAGGTGATGAAGTAGGAAATGAGGATGAATCGATTGTACACAATTGTGCTAGTGTTGGTGATGTTGAG GGTCTGAAAGCTGCACTAGCCTCTGATGCAGACAAGGATGAAGAAGATTCAGAGGGAAGAACAGCATTGCATTTTGCATGTGGATATGGCGAG GTGAAATGTGCCCAAGTCCTTATTGAAGCTGGAGCAAAAGTGGATGCTTTGGACAAGAATAAGAATACTGCACTTCATTATGCAGCTGGTTATGGAAGGAAAGACTGTGTGGCCCTTTTACTTGAGAACGGTGCTGCTGT CACACTCCAAAACATGGATGGAAAGACTGCCATAGATGTGGCCAAGCTCAACAACCAGCATGAGGTGCTTAAGTTA